ATGGCCTGCACGCCCTGGCCGAAGATGATGCCGACGCCGATGCCGGGGCCGATGGCGGCGAGACCGTAACCGATGGCGGTGACGTTGCCGGAGACCTCAGCGAGAACGCTCATTACTGTTATTCCTTTACTGGACGGCCGGTGAAGCGGAGTCCTCACCGGTCATGGATATTCCGGTATGTGGGTTCTCAGTGCTCTGGGTGCAGCGAGCCACCGATGTACATGGCGGCCAGCATCGCGAACAGGAACGCTTGCAGGAACTGGATGAACATCTCGAAGCCCGTGAGGATGATGGTCATGACCACGCCGATCACGCCCACCCCGGCGCCGAGCGGCGTCAGCTTCTCGAAGAGGAACCAGAAGCCGACCATGCTGAAGAAGGCCAGCAGCATGTGGCCGGCGAACATGTTGGCGAAGAGTCGGACCGCGTGCGTGAACGGCGCGATGATCAAATTCGACAGGAACTCGATCGGCGACAGCAGCACGTAGATCGGCTTCGGCAGCCCAGGGGGGAACATCATGTTCTTGAAGTAGCCGACCGCTCCCTGGTGCTTCATGCCCAGGTAGACCTTGAGCACGTAGATCGAGAGCGCGAGCACCGCCGGGAAGGCGATGTGCGAGGCCACCGGGAACTGGAGTATCGGGATGACACCCATGATGTTCCAGAGCAGGACCGTGAAGAAGAGCGTCACCAGCAGGCCCATCCACCGGTCGGCGTCCTTGCCCAGGAAGGGCCGGGCGACCTGGTCGCGGACGAACATGTAGCCGTACTCGGCGACGTTCTGGATGCCCCGCGGCACAACCTTGGGGTTGGCGAAGGCCGCCCAGAGGAAACCGACCACGAGGATCACGGACAGCATCGCGAGAAGAACCGGCTTGGTGAACCAGTCCACCCCCGGGATGATGGGGGGAAGATTGAACAGCTCTTCCGGAGTCGGTGCCCCGAACTGGTCGGATGGCGGAGCGAGGAGCGTCAGCGTACTCACGCGGCGTTCCCTTCAACGTGGTAGTGGATCACAAGAGTTTCCTCAGCGAAGTGATCGCTGTGTCGGGCTAGCGACCGAACTTCCGGTAGACCAGATAGCCGGAGAGCACAACCCCAAGGACGACGCCTATGGGGAAGAGCGCGGACAGGCTCAACCACCGGTCCAGCAACCACCCGAGGCCGCCGTAGAAGGCCATCCCGGCAAGCAGATAGCTGGGGACTGACCACATGGCGTCGGCGAAGTCGCGACCGTCTTCTTCGGGTCGGCGTTTCTGTGCGCTCATCGCGGCCTTGACAATAGCAGGCAAGTAGAGGACTAGTCATATCGGACCCCGTCCCTTTACCTGCTTTCATGAGTCGCCCTTTCCGGGGACCCTGGCTTCGGGGTCGACGTAGAGCATCTTGGTCTTCATGAACGCGCGCACTTCGAAGCCCGTCCAGACGAGCGTGCAGACCACGACCGACCAGGCGAAAGTCTGGGTGTTCCAGGCCGTGGTGTCGCGGAAGGAGACCAGCACGGCCATGATGGCGAGCACCTTGAC
This genomic interval from Nonomuraea helvata contains the following:
- a CDS encoding AtpZ/AtpI family protein; amino-acid sequence: MSAQKRRPEEDGRDFADAMWSVPSYLLAGMAFYGGLGWLLDRWLSLSALFPIGVVLGVVLSGYLVYRKFGR
- the atpB gene encoding F0F1 ATP synthase subunit A, with translation MSTLTLLAPPSDQFGAPTPEELFNLPPIIPGVDWFTKPVLLAMLSVILVVGFLWAAFANPKVVPRGIQNVAEYGYMFVRDQVARPFLGKDADRWMGLLVTLFFTVLLWNIMGVIPILQFPVASHIAFPAVLALSIYVLKVYLGMKHQGAVGYFKNMMFPPGLPKPIYVLLSPIEFLSNLIIAPFTHAVRLFANMFAGHMLLAFFSMVGFWFLFEKLTPLGAGVGVIGVVMTIILTGFEMFIQFLQAFLFAMLAAMYIGGSLHPEH